Proteins from a single region of Streptomyces spectabilis:
- the metE gene encoding 5-methyltetrahydropteroyltriglutamate--homocysteine S-methyltransferase: MTSKSAAAAARATVYGYPRQGANRELKKAIEGYWKGRVTADALRATATELRAANWRQLADAGVHEIPTGDFSYYDHVLDTSVMVGAIPARHRAAVAADALDGYFAMARGTQDVAPLEMTKWFDTNYHYLVPELGPDTVFTASSAKQVAELKEAQALGLTARPVLVGPVTYLLLAKPAPGVPADFEPLTLLDRLLPVYAEVLADLRAAGAAWVQLDEPALVQDRTPAELNAAARAYRDLGALTDRPKLLVASYFDRLGDALPVLAKAPVDGLALDFTDAAAANLDALAAAGGLPGKRLVAGVVNGRNIWINDFEKSLTTLGTLLGLADRVDVAASCSLLHVPIDAAAERDIDPQILRWLAFAQQKTTEIVTLAKGLSQGTDTIAAELAANRADLASRAGSAITHDPAVRARAAAVTDADGRRSQPYAERAAAQRSHLKLPLLPTTTIGSFPQTAELRAARADLRTGRIDTAGYEQRIENEIREVISFQEKTGIDVLVHGEPERNDMVQYFAEQLTGYLATQHGWVQSYGTRYVRPPVLAGDISRPEPMTVRWTAYANSLTDRPVKGMLTGPVTMLAWSFVRDDQPLGDTARQVALALRDEVNDLEAAGTSVIQVDEPALRETLPLRATDHAAYLEWATESFRLTTSGVRPETQIHTHMCYAEFGDIVQAIDDLDADVISLEAARSHMQVARELAAHGYPREAGPGVYDIHSPRVPGAEEAAALLRTGLEAIPAERLWVNPDCGLKTRGWPETQASLENLVAAARTVRGELPTS; encoded by the coding sequence GTGACCAGCAAGTCCGCAGCCGCGGCAGCACGGGCCACCGTGTACGGCTACCCCCGTCAGGGCGCCAACCGAGAGCTGAAGAAGGCGATCGAGGGCTACTGGAAGGGCCGCGTCACCGCCGACGCCCTCCGTGCCACCGCCACCGAGCTGCGCGCCGCCAACTGGCGGCAGCTCGCCGACGCCGGCGTCCACGAGATCCCGACCGGCGACTTCTCGTACTACGACCACGTTCTCGACACCAGCGTGATGGTCGGCGCGATCCCCGCGCGCCACCGGGCCGCCGTCGCGGCCGACGCCCTCGACGGCTACTTCGCCATGGCGCGCGGCACCCAGGACGTCGCGCCGCTGGAGATGACCAAGTGGTTCGACACCAACTATCACTACCTCGTGCCCGAGTTGGGGCCTGACACCGTCTTCACCGCGAGCTCCGCCAAGCAGGTCGCCGAGCTCAAGGAGGCCCAGGCGCTCGGCCTCACCGCGCGCCCGGTCCTGGTCGGTCCCGTGACCTATCTGCTGCTGGCCAAGCCCGCCCCCGGCGTGCCCGCCGACTTCGAGCCGCTGACCCTCCTGGACCGGCTCCTGCCCGTGTACGCCGAGGTCCTCGCCGATCTGCGCGCCGCCGGTGCCGCGTGGGTACAGCTCGACGAGCCCGCCCTGGTCCAGGACCGCACCCCGGCCGAACTCAACGCCGCCGCCCGCGCCTACCGCGACCTCGGCGCCCTCACCGACCGGCCCAAGCTGCTGGTCGCCTCCTACTTCGACCGGCTCGGCGACGCCCTGCCCGTCCTGGCGAAGGCCCCGGTCGACGGCCTGGCCCTGGACTTCACCGACGCCGCCGCGGCCAACCTCGACGCGCTGGCCGCGGCGGGCGGCCTGCCCGGCAAGCGCCTGGTCGCGGGCGTCGTCAACGGCCGCAACATCTGGATCAACGACTTCGAGAAGTCCCTGACCACCCTGGGCACGCTGCTCGGCCTGGCCGACCGCGTCGACGTGGCCGCCTCCTGCTCCCTCCTGCACGTCCCCATCGACGCCGCGGCCGAGCGGGACATCGACCCGCAGATCCTGCGCTGGCTGGCCTTCGCCCAGCAGAAGACCACCGAGATCGTCACCCTCGCCAAGGGCCTGTCCCAGGGCACCGACACCATCGCCGCCGAACTCGCGGCCAACCGGGCCGATCTGGCCTCCCGCGCCGGATCGGCCATCACCCACGACCCGGCCGTACGGGCCCGCGCCGCCGCGGTCACCGACGCCGACGGCCGCCGCTCGCAGCCGTACGCCGAGCGCGCCGCCGCCCAGCGCTCCCACCTCAAGCTGCCGCTCCTGCCCACGACCACCATCGGCTCGTTCCCGCAGACCGCCGAACTGCGCGCGGCCCGCGCCGACCTGCGCACGGGCCGGATCGACACCGCCGGGTACGAACAGCGCATCGAGAACGAGATCCGTGAGGTCATCTCCTTCCAGGAGAAGACCGGGATCGACGTCCTGGTGCACGGCGAGCCCGAGCGCAACGACATGGTCCAGTACTTCGCCGAGCAGCTCACCGGCTACCTCGCCACCCAGCACGGCTGGGTCCAGTCCTACGGCACCCGCTACGTACGCCCGCCGGTCCTCGCCGGTGACATCTCCCGCCCCGAGCCGATGACCGTGCGCTGGACCGCGTACGCCAACTCCCTCACCGACCGGCCGGTCAAGGGCATGCTCACCGGCCCGGTGACGATGCTCGCGTGGTCGTTCGTCCGCGACGACCAGCCCCTCGGCGACACCGCGCGACAGGTGGCACTCGCCCTGCGGGACGAGGTCAACGACCTGGAAGCGGCAGGCACATCGGTGATCCAGGTCGACGAACCCGCACTGCGCGAGACACTGCCCCTGCGCGCCACCGACCACGCCGCGTACCTTGAGTGGGCGACGGAGTCCTTCCGGCTCACCACCAGCGGCGTACGCCCTGAAACCCAGATCCACACCCACATGTGCTACGCCGAGTTCGGCGACATCGTCCAGGCCATCGACGACCTCGACGCCGACGTCATCAGCCTGGAAGCGGCCCGCTCCCACATGCAGGTCGCCCGCGAGCTCGCCGCACACGGCTACCCGCGCGAGGCGGGGCCCGGCGTGTACGACATCCACTCACCGCGCGTCCCGGGCGCCGAAGAAGCCGCCGCCCTGCTGCGCACCGGCCTTGAGGCCATCCCCGCCGAACGGCTGTGGGTCAACCCCGACTGCGGCCTGAAGACCCGCGGCTGGCCGGAGACCCAGGCGTCCCTGGAGAACCTGGTCGCCGCCGCCCGCACGGTCCGGGGTGAACTGCCCACCTCCTGA
- a CDS encoding ABC transporter permease: MSAPPSRAARPARATGTALRAGCGRGAIELRQSFTNGGDLVSHLLWPVLMLITLFFLREREFGSSGLALGTLALPGILGMNAAMGMVSMSQILTAEREDGTLLRARATPNGMRSYLTGKVIAVAGGLVADLAILLVPAMFLIDGLAAARPGAWLTLAWVLVLGLVATLPIGAVLGSLFPSARSQGLIQLPVMGMIAISGIFYPVTALPGWLQAVAQVTPVYWLGLGMRSALLPGTAAEVEIGDSWRHWETAGVLGAWAVLGLLVAPVVLRRMARRESGSSVAERRERALRRIG; the protein is encoded by the coding sequence ATGAGCGCTCCTCCCTCCCGCGCGGCACGCCCGGCACGTGCGACCGGCACGGCACTGCGGGCCGGATGCGGCCGCGGCGCCATCGAGCTGCGGCAGTCCTTCACCAACGGCGGCGACCTGGTGTCCCATCTGCTGTGGCCGGTCCTGATGCTGATCACCCTGTTCTTCCTGCGGGAGCGGGAGTTCGGGTCGAGCGGCCTCGCCCTCGGCACCCTGGCGCTGCCCGGCATCCTCGGCATGAACGCGGCCATGGGCATGGTCAGCATGAGCCAGATCCTCACCGCCGAGCGCGAGGACGGCACGCTGCTGCGCGCCAGGGCCACGCCGAACGGCATGCGGAGCTATCTGACCGGCAAGGTCATCGCGGTGGCGGGCGGCCTGGTCGCCGATCTCGCGATCCTGCTGGTGCCCGCCATGTTCCTGATCGACGGGCTCGCCGCGGCCCGTCCGGGCGCCTGGCTGACGCTCGCCTGGGTGCTCGTACTCGGCCTGGTGGCGACCCTGCCGATCGGCGCGGTCCTCGGCTCGCTGTTCCCGAGCGCCCGCAGCCAGGGCCTGATCCAACTGCCGGTCATGGGCATGATCGCGATCTCCGGCATCTTCTACCCCGTCACCGCCCTGCCCGGCTGGCTCCAGGCCGTCGCCCAGGTCACGCCCGTCTACTGGCTCGGCCTCGGCATGCGCTCGGCGCTGCTGCCCGGCACGGCCGCCGAGGTGGAGATCGGCGACTCCTGGCGGCACTGGGAGACCGCCGGGGTCCTCGGGGCGTGGGCGGTGCTCGGACTGCTCGTGGCCCCGGTCGTGCTGCGGCGCATGGCGCGCCGCGAGTCCGGGTCGAGCGTGGCGGAGCGCCGCGAGAGGGCCCTGCGTCGCATCGGCTAG
- a CDS encoding ABC transporter ATP-binding protein, with translation MTNSSEADIVLDVDGLRMRYGTTDVLREVTFRARHGEVLALLGPNGAGKTTTIEILEGFRARSAGRVQVLGLDPAHGDDRWRARLGIVLQSWRDHGKWRVRELLTHLGAHYAPYATADIPRPWNTAELLAAVGLTEQAEHKAKTLSGGQRRRLDVAIGLVGRPELLFLDEPTAGLDPQARHAFHGLVRRLAAERRTTVLLTTHDLAEADKLADRILILAGGRIVADGTADELARRIVGEDEVRWTRAGRRFTRTTAESTAFVRTLFHEHGEAIGELEVRRASLEDTYIALVRRQEATVR, from the coding sequence ATGACGAATTCCAGCGAAGCCGACATCGTGCTCGATGTCGACGGGCTCCGCATGCGCTACGGCACGACCGATGTGCTGCGCGAGGTGACCTTCCGCGCCCGGCACGGCGAAGTGCTCGCCCTGCTCGGGCCGAACGGCGCGGGCAAGACGACCACGATCGAGATCCTGGAAGGCTTCCGGGCCCGCTCGGCGGGCCGGGTCCAGGTGCTCGGGCTGGATCCCGCGCACGGCGACGACCGGTGGCGGGCCCGCCTCGGCATCGTCCTGCAGTCGTGGCGCGACCACGGCAAGTGGCGCGTGCGCGAGCTGCTCACGCACCTCGGCGCACACTACGCCCCGTACGCCACGGCGGACATCCCCCGCCCCTGGAACACCGCGGAACTCCTCGCGGCCGTCGGCCTGACCGAGCAGGCGGAGCACAAGGCGAAGACGCTGTCCGGCGGCCAGCGGCGCCGCCTCGACGTGGCCATCGGCCTGGTCGGCCGCCCCGAACTGCTCTTCCTCGACGAGCCCACGGCCGGGCTCGACCCCCAGGCACGCCACGCGTTCCACGGCCTGGTCCGGCGCCTCGCCGCCGAGCGGCGCACCACCGTCCTGCTCACCACGCACGACCTCGCCGAGGCGGACAAGCTCGCCGACCGCATCCTGATCCTGGCGGGCGGCCGGATCGTCGCGGACGGCACCGCCGACGAGCTCGCGCGCCGCATCGTGGGCGAGGACGAGGTCCGCTGGACCCGCGCCGGGCGGCGGTTCACGCGGACCACCGCCGAATCGACGGCGTTCGTACGGACGTTGTTCCACGAACACGGCGAGGCGATCGGCGAACTGGAAGTGCGCCGGGCGTCCTTGGAGGACACGTACATAGCGCTGGTGCGGCGGCAGGAGGCCACGGTCCGATGA
- a CDS encoding NAD-dependent epimerase/dehydratase family protein, which yields MRIFVTGATGFIGGSLATRLSGAGHDVSGLARTEGKARALRERGITPVLGDLDDAAVLGAAARDADAVINAADSDHRPAVEALVAALAGTDKPLLHTSGSSIVADDARGEVSERVFTEADIAPGTAWRAEPDKAPRVDLDRFVLAAAERGIRSVVLCNTLIYGHGYGLSRDSVQLPRLTRQAEVSGVARHIGPGRNIWSNVHIDDVADLYELALASAPAGAFYFVENGEASFGEMTQAIADTLECGTAQPWDIEAAIEEWGYEPAVYALGSNSRVRGGRARAELGWSPRYDSAVEWIRKRLTSAESG from the coding sequence ATGCGCATCTTCGTCACCGGAGCCACCGGCTTCATCGGCGGGTCCCTCGCCACCCGGCTGAGCGGGGCGGGCCACGACGTGAGTGGCCTGGCCCGTACGGAGGGCAAGGCGCGGGCCCTGCGGGAGCGCGGCATCACCCCGGTCCTGGGCGACCTCGACGACGCGGCGGTCCTCGGCGCCGCCGCGCGCGACGCGGACGCCGTGATCAACGCGGCGGACAGCGACCACCGGCCCGCCGTCGAAGCCCTCGTGGCCGCCCTTGCGGGCACGGACAAGCCCCTGCTGCACACCAGCGGCTCCAGCATCGTGGCCGACGACGCGCGCGGCGAGGTGTCGGAGCGCGTCTTCACCGAGGCCGACATCGCGCCCGGCACCGCGTGGCGGGCCGAGCCGGACAAGGCGCCGCGCGTCGACCTCGACCGGTTCGTCCTCGCCGCGGCCGAGCGCGGCATCCGGTCCGTGGTGCTGTGCAACACCCTGATCTACGGCCACGGGTACGGCCTGTCGCGCGACAGCGTGCAGCTGCCCCGGCTCACCCGCCAGGCCGAGGTTAGCGGCGTGGCCCGGCACATCGGCCCGGGGCGCAACATCTGGTCGAACGTCCACATCGACGACGTGGCCGACCTGTACGAGCTCGCCCTGGCGTCGGCGCCCGCCGGAGCCTTCTACTTCGTGGAGAACGGCGAGGCCTCGTTCGGCGAGATGACCCAGGCCATCGCCGACACCCTGGAGTGCGGCACCGCGCAGCCGTGGGACATCGAGGCGGCCATCGAGGAGTGGGGCTACGAACCGGCCGTGTACGCCCTCGGGTCCAACAGCCGGGTGCGCGGCGGACGGGCCCGCGCCGAACTGGGCTGGTCGCCGCGGTACGACTCGGCCGTCGAGTGGATCCGCAAGCGGCTGACGTCGGCCGAGAGCGGCTGA
- a CDS encoding Rv1733c family protein: MRSRVLWWRWRRGPLRRRSDVVEAWTVLVVGVVLFLGVPAAGAAAGFAVHADAERAARAAAATRHRVTATLTADAPPPVPAVGAVPLYDVPARWTEPDGAERTGNARVIAGSRRGEHAAVWLDERGRVAGAPPGAEDVALRTASAALAAAAATALAALLARHAVGRVLDRQRLAAWEREWRRTGPEWSGWTA; the protein is encoded by the coding sequence ATGCGCTCTCGGGTTCTGTGGTGGCGCTGGCGACGCGGTCCGCTGCGCCGCCGCTCGGACGTGGTCGAGGCGTGGACGGTGCTCGTGGTGGGCGTCGTCCTGTTCCTGGGCGTTCCGGCGGCCGGGGCCGCCGCCGGGTTCGCCGTGCACGCGGACGCCGAGCGGGCGGCGCGGGCCGCGGCGGCCACCCGGCACCGCGTGACCGCGACGCTCACCGCGGACGCGCCCCCGCCGGTCCCCGCGGTCGGCGCGGTGCCCTTGTACGACGTCCCGGCGCGGTGGACGGAACCGGACGGCGCCGAGCGCACCGGCAACGCGCGCGTCATCGCGGGCAGTCGGCGCGGTGAGCACGCGGCCGTGTGGCTGGACGAGCGCGGCCGGGTGGCCGGGGCGCCGCCGGGCGCCGAGGACGTGGCCCTGCGGACGGCGAGCGCGGCCCTCGCCGCGGCCGCGGCCACCGCCCTGGCCGCGCTCCTGGCGCGGCACGCGGTGGGCCGCGTCCTCGATCGGCAGCGCCTGGCCGCCTGGGAGCGGGAGTGGCGGCGCACGGGTCCCGAGTGGAGCGGCTGGACGGCCTGA
- a CDS encoding universal stress protein — protein sequence MEHPLIVGVDGSEPSLRALDWAVDEADRQAVPLRIVHASSWEWYEGREPSFGINRALVRAQADRVVADATERAHCRSSSVKVTSQTLDEDPAAALIRESRQASGVLVGSRGRGKLAGLLLGSVSLSVAAHAQCPVVVVRGEAANLGGSHRRVVVGIDEAADARPALDFAVRCAQRRGATLDVVHAWRCPAHEAPERPRAADAADTHQERAERAAEEALGGLARTHSAVPVHRRVVEGSPRAALLDAAATADLLVVGARRRAGQVGMQLGSVNHAVLHHAACPVAVVPHA from the coding sequence GTGGAGCATCCGTTGATCGTGGGCGTGGACGGCTCCGAGCCGAGCCTGCGGGCGCTGGACTGGGCGGTCGACGAGGCCGACCGCCAGGCGGTGCCGCTGCGGATCGTGCACGCGTCGAGCTGGGAGTGGTACGAGGGACGCGAGCCCTCCTTCGGCATCAACCGCGCCTTGGTGCGGGCGCAGGCGGACCGCGTCGTCGCGGACGCGACCGAGCGCGCCCACTGCCGCAGCTCCTCGGTCAAGGTCACCAGCCAGACGCTCGACGAGGACCCGGCGGCCGCGCTGATACGCGAGAGCCGCCAGGCGAGCGGGGTCCTCGTCGGCAGCAGGGGCCGGGGGAAACTCGCGGGCCTGCTGCTCGGCTCGGTCAGCCTGTCCGTGGCGGCGCACGCGCAGTGCCCGGTCGTCGTGGTGCGCGGCGAGGCGGCGAACCTCGGCGGGAGCCACCGGCGGGTCGTCGTCGGCATCGACGAGGCGGCGGACGCGCGGCCCGCGCTCGACTTCGCCGTCCGCTGCGCGCAGCGGCGCGGCGCCACCCTCGACGTCGTGCACGCCTGGCGCTGCCCCGCGCACGAGGCACCGGAGCGGCCGCGCGCGGCCGACGCTGCGGACACCCATCAGGAGCGCGCCGAGCGCGCGGCCGAGGAGGCACTGGGCGGCCTGGCCCGCACCCACAGCGCCGTCCCCGTGCACCGCAGGGTCGTCGAGGGCAGCCCGCGGGCCGCCCTGCTCGACGCCGCGGCCACCGCCGATCTGCTCGTCGTCGGCGCCCGCCGCCGCGCCGGCCAGGTGGGCATGCAGCTCGGCTCGGTGAACCACGCGGTGCTGCACCACGCGGCCTGTCCGGTGGCCGTGGTGCCGCACGCATGA
- a CDS encoding phosphoketolase family protein, whose product MALDQLSVLDAHWRAANYLAAGQIYLLANPLLTEPLKPEHIKPRLLGHWGTSPGLNLVHTHLNRIVRERDLDALCVWGPGHGGPAVLANSWLDGSYSETYPDVTRDATGMARLFRQFSFPGGVPSHVAPETPGSIHEGGELGYSLAHAYGAAFDNPRLLVACVIGDGEAETGPLAASWHSNKFLDPVHDGAVLPVLHLNGYKIANPTVLARLPEDELDALLRGYGYEPLHVSGHDPRAVHRDLAEALDRAVDRITAVQQEARASGTQNTRAPGSGDRRLPWPMIVLRTPKGWTGPASVDGKPVEGTWRSHQVPLAGVRDNPEHLRQLEDWLRSYRPDELFDAEGRPTAEVLACVPEGDRRLGASPHANGGRLTRSLPVRPLEDFAVPVDKPGTALHEPTRVLGGLLAKVMADTAERRDFRVVGPDETESNRLGALFSVTGKAWQERTLPTDEHLAPDGRVMEVLSEHLCQGWLEGYLLTGRHGLFSCYEAFVHIVDSMVNQHIKWLKTSRELTWRAPIPSLNYLLTSHVWRQDHNGFSHQDPGFVDHVLNKSPEVVRVYLPPDANTLLSVAEHALLSRDYVNVIVAGKQPCFDWLPLDAARAHCARGAGVWEWAGTDDGLRDPDVVLACAGDVPTQEVLAATALLREHLPELAVRVVNVVDIARLMPREEHPHGMADFEYDALFTRDKPVIFAYHGYPWLIHRLAYRRAGHGHLHVRGYKESGSTTTPFDMVVRNDLDRYRLVMDVIDRVADLSVRAAGLRQLMADARTRHHAWIREHGTDLPEVADWSWPY is encoded by the coding sequence ATGGCCCTGGACCAGCTCTCCGTCCTGGACGCGCACTGGCGCGCCGCCAACTACCTCGCGGCCGGCCAGATCTACCTCCTCGCCAACCCGCTCCTGACCGAGCCGCTCAAACCCGAGCACATCAAGCCCCGCCTCCTCGGCCACTGGGGCACCTCACCCGGACTCAACCTCGTCCACACCCACCTCAACCGGATCGTGCGGGAGCGCGACCTGGACGCGCTGTGCGTCTGGGGGCCGGGGCACGGCGGCCCCGCCGTTCTGGCCAACTCCTGGCTGGACGGCAGTTACAGCGAGACGTACCCGGACGTCACGCGCGACGCGACGGGCATGGCGCGGCTCTTCCGGCAGTTCTCGTTCCCCGGCGGGGTGCCCAGCCACGTCGCGCCCGAGACGCCCGGCTCCATCCACGAGGGCGGCGAGCTCGGCTACTCGCTCGCCCACGCCTACGGCGCCGCCTTCGACAATCCGCGCCTGCTCGTCGCCTGCGTCATCGGCGACGGCGAGGCGGAGACGGGACCGCTCGCCGCTTCCTGGCACTCGAACAAGTTCCTCGACCCGGTGCACGACGGCGCGGTCCTGCCCGTCCTCCACCTCAACGGCTACAAGATCGCCAACCCGACCGTCCTGGCCCGCCTCCCCGAGGACGAACTCGACGCGCTGCTGCGCGGATACGGCTACGAGCCCCTGCACGTGAGCGGCCACGACCCACGCGCCGTGCACCGCGACCTCGCCGAGGCCCTCGACCGGGCCGTCGACCGCATCACCGCCGTCCAGCAGGAGGCCCGCGCCTCCGGTACGCAGAACACCCGCGCCCCCGGCTCCGGGGACCGCCGCCTGCCGTGGCCGATGATCGTGCTGCGCACCCCGAAGGGCTGGACCGGCCCGGCGAGCGTGGACGGCAAGCCCGTCGAGGGCACCTGGCGCTCCCACCAGGTGCCGCTCGCCGGAGTCCGCGACAACCCCGAGCACCTGCGGCAGCTGGAGGACTGGCTGCGCTCCTACCGGCCCGACGAGCTCTTCGACGCCGAAGGGCGCCCCACCGCAGAGGTCCTGGCCTGTGTTCCCGAGGGCGACCGGCGCCTCGGCGCGAGCCCGCACGCCAACGGCGGCCGGCTCACACGCAGCCTTCCCGTGCGCCCCCTGGAGGACTTCGCCGTCCCGGTCGACAAGCCCGGCACCGCCCTGCACGAGCCGACCCGGGTGCTCGGCGGGCTGCTCGCCAAGGTCATGGCCGACACCGCCGAACGCCGTGACTTCCGCGTCGTCGGCCCCGACGAGACCGAGTCCAACCGCCTGGGCGCGCTGTTCTCCGTCACCGGCAAGGCCTGGCAGGAGCGGACGCTGCCCACCGACGAACACCTCGCCCCCGACGGCCGGGTCATGGAGGTCCTCTCCGAGCACCTCTGCCAGGGCTGGCTGGAGGGCTACCTCCTCACCGGCCGCCACGGCCTCTTCTCCTGCTACGAAGCGTTCGTGCACATCGTCGACTCCATGGTCAACCAGCACATCAAGTGGCTCAAGACATCGCGCGAGCTGACATGGCGCGCGCCCATCCCGTCCCTCAACTACCTGCTCACCTCGCACGTCTGGCGCCAGGACCACAACGGCTTCTCGCACCAGGACCCCGGCTTCGTCGACCACGTCCTCAACAAGAGCCCCGAGGTCGTCCGCGTCTACCTGCCGCCGGACGCCAACACCCTGCTCTCCGTCGCCGAACACGCCCTGCTCAGCCGGGACTACGTCAACGTCATCGTCGCGGGCAAACAGCCCTGCTTCGACTGGCTGCCGCTGGACGCCGCCCGCGCCCACTGCGCGCGCGGAGCGGGCGTGTGGGAGTGGGCGGGCACCGACGACGGACTGCGCGACCCGGACGTCGTCCTCGCCTGCGCGGGCGACGTGCCCACCCAGGAGGTCCTCGCCGCCACGGCCCTGCTCCGCGAGCACCTGCCGGAACTCGCGGTGCGCGTCGTGAACGTCGTCGACATCGCGCGCCTCATGCCGCGCGAGGAACACCCGCACGGCATGGCCGACTTCGAGTACGACGCGCTCTTCACCCGCGACAAGCCGGTCATCTTCGCCTACCACGGCTACCCGTGGCTCATCCACCGCCTGGCCTACCGCCGCGCGGGCCACGGCCATCTGCACGTGCGCGGCTACAAGGAGAGCGGTTCGACGACCACGCCCTTCGACATGGTCGTCCGCAACGACCTCGACCGGTACCGCCTGGTCATGGACGTGATCGACCGCGTCGCCGACCTGTCCGTGCGCGCCGCGGGACTGCGCCAGCTCATGGCCGACGCCCGGACGCGCCACCACGCCTGGATCCGCGAGCACGGCACCGACCTGCCGGAGGTCGCGGACTGGTCGTGGCCCTACTGA
- a CDS encoding universal stress protein, with the protein MKHNRTPSASGTRFGAAGPAVPRVVTVGIDGSYASMDAADWAAREALRHRVPLRLVHAGIPPAHPVGGRRVLHLVGRARSVLDRAAITLAYVHPALEIHAQQPCGPAVPALLAASTEAESLVLGSRGLSGPSGFAGFQVGSVAADVAARAERPVVLVRAGERPEDAHVPDAAGAPSRGTPYRPVVLGVDVEDPGSSAFAYAFAAAAARGAPLHAVHAWTVGRPATAAEPTDLPGLLRAEAAARERLTTVLRPWRHAYPQVKVVEEAVFGRPGHHLLKASLGASLLVVGRHVTTGPRLGATAHSAVRRVSCPVAVVPYGLRTGR; encoded by the coding sequence ATGAAACACAACCGCACCCCGTCCGCCTCCGGCACCCGCTTCGGCGCCGCCGGGCCCGCCGTCCCCCGCGTCGTGACCGTGGGCATCGACGGCTCCTACGCCAGCATGGACGCCGCGGACTGGGCAGCCCGCGAAGCCCTGCGCCACCGCGTCCCGCTGCGCCTGGTGCACGCCGGGATCCCGCCCGCGCACCCGGTCGGCGGGCGCCGCGTCCTGCACCTGGTCGGCCGGGCCCGCAGCGTCCTGGACCGGGCCGCCATCACACTGGCGTACGTCCATCCGGCCCTGGAGATCCACGCCCAGCAGCCCTGCGGACCCGCGGTGCCCGCGCTCCTCGCCGCGTCGACGGAGGCCGAGTCCCTGGTGCTCGGCTCCCGGGGGCTCTCGGGCCCGTCCGGGTTCGCGGGGTTCCAGGTCGGCTCGGTGGCCGCGGACGTCGCCGCCCGCGCCGAACGCCCCGTGGTCCTCGTCCGCGCGGGGGAGCGGCCCGAGGACGCGCACGTGCCCGACGCCGCCGGAGCTCCCTCGCGCGGCACGCCGTACCGCCCCGTCGTCCTCGGCGTCGACGTCGAGGACCCCGGCAGCTCCGCGTTCGCGTACGCCTTCGCCGCGGCGGCGGCCCGGGGCGCGCCGCTGCACGCGGTCCACGCCTGGACGGTGGGGCGGCCCGCCACCGCGGCCGAGCCGACGGACCTGCCCGGCCTCCTTCGCGCCGAGGCGGCCGCACGGGAGCGGCTCACCACCGTCCTGCGTCCGTGGCGGCATGCGTACCCGCAGGTGAAGGTGGTGGAGGAGGCGGTGTTCGGGCGTCCGGGGCACCATCTCCTGAAGGCCTCGCTCGGGGCCTCGCTGCTGGTCGTCGGCCGCCACGTCACCACAGGCCCGCGCCTGGGCGCCACCGCGCACTCCGCGGTGCGCCGCGTGTCCTGCCCTGTCGCGGTGGTGCCCTACGGGCTACGCACTGGGCGATGA
- a CDS encoding maleylpyruvate isomerase family mycothiol-dependent enzyme — translation MKDDVWSLVHAERAALVDDLAHLDDERWSTPSLCAGWSVHDVAAHLVDTARTTRLGFVAGLVRARFDFDRQNARGVERERGATPGETLERLRRVATRTSTPPAPLDSRLVEEVVHGEDIRRAVGLTRAYPPEAVVRALRLQTRTPASFGGAKELTARVRFTATDTDLAIGTGPEVEGPALSLLLAVSGRRAALTELEGPGVPALTAA, via the coding sequence ATGAAGGACGACGTCTGGTCGCTGGTGCACGCGGAGCGCGCGGCACTCGTCGACGACCTCGCACACCTCGACGACGAGCGGTGGAGCACGCCGTCCCTGTGCGCGGGCTGGAGCGTGCACGACGTGGCGGCCCACCTGGTCGACACGGCCCGCACGACGCGCCTCGGCTTCGTGGCCGGGCTCGTGCGGGCGCGGTTCGACTTCGACCGTCAGAACGCGCGCGGGGTGGAGCGCGAGCGCGGTGCCACCCCGGGGGAGACGCTGGAGCGCCTGCGCCGGGTGGCGACCCGGACGTCGACCCCTCCGGCGCCCCTCGACAGCAGGCTCGTCGAGGAGGTCGTGCACGGCGAGGACATCCGCAGGGCGGTGGGCCTCACCCGCGCCTACCCGCCGGAAGCCGTCGTCAGAGCGCTCCGCCTCCAGACGCGGACGCCCGCCTCCTTCGGCGGCGCCAAGGAGCTGACGGCCCGCGTCCGCTTCACGGCGACGGACACCGACCTGGCGATCGGCACGGGCCCGGAGGTCGAGGGCCCCGCGCTCTCCCTGCTCCTGGCCGTCTCCGGGCGGCGCGCGGCACTCACCGAGCTCGAAGGGCCGGGAGTCCCCGCGCTGACGGCGGCCTGA